TACAAAAAAGGGGAAAGAAGGTGTAAGCGATGTGTCGAAACATCAAAACCTTATTCAACTTCGACCCACCCGCGACAGAAGATGAGATTCAAGCAGCAGCCCTGCAATTCGTACGAAAGCTCTCGGGCTTCAACACGCCTTCGAAGGTCAATGAAGAGGCTTTTCACCGCGCGGTCCAAGAGGTTTCTGTTGTTGCGAAAAATCTCTTGGATTCGCTCGTGACGAATGCAGAGCCACGCAATCGAGAAGTCGAAATCGAGCGTGCTCGCGCGAGAAACGCCAAACGGTTTGGCATGACAGAGTAGTGAGACGATAAAGACATGAAGTCTATTCTAGTGGCAGTCCATTCGGGCAACTGCCCATTTTTTTATGTGAGAAATGAATACGGGGTGAGCCTATGGAGCGGTTAAATGAGTTGAACGATTTGCTAAACAAA
The window above is part of the Brevibacillus antibioticus genome. Proteins encoded here:
- a CDS encoding DUF2277 domain-containing protein; amino-acid sequence: MCRNIKTLFNFDPPATEDEIQAAALQFVRKLSGFNTPSKVNEEAFHRAVQEVSVVAKNLLDSLVTNAEPRNREVEIERARARNAKRFGMTE